Proteins encoded within one genomic window of Argiope bruennichi chromosome 7, qqArgBrue1.1, whole genome shotgun sequence:
- the LOC129975454 gene encoding zinc finger protein 227-like produces the protein MNDLEKDRSSEKECFVCKMCYKRFTSLTCLNVHYIEHFQDKPRACEDCGETFAEAQDFAEHCVQHAEYICFVCMESFSNKTKFLSHQKLHQLSCEICDMTFRTQNELEMHRRSHDPKYFQCKICLKYYSSKIGLKRHLVIHTGNRPYQCKICFQSFTHSSTLSTHSITHRNLKPHSCQLCGRSFSMKISLKTHLLKHEGKEPYVCVICDRRFADLRQFKRHGLKHIPTEKSTCGICGKVFNNPASLKLHFKLHTNEGNFKCDVCGRTFNYSGNLKRHEMWHSGDRPYVCNICNIGYISRFRLVNHLKNKHPELTEENHYNIVERMETAINMRTNT, from the coding sequence ATGAATGACTTAGAAAAAGATAGATCGTCTGAGAAAGAATGTTTTGTGTGCAAAATGTGTTACAAACGATTTACTTCCTTAACTTGTTTAAATGTACATTATATTGAACATTTTCAAGATAAACCGCGTGCTTGTGAAGACTGTGGTGAAACTTTTGCCGAGGCTCAAGATTTTGCAGAACATTGCGTTCAACATGCTGAATATATATGTTTTGTGTGTATGGAGTCTttctcaaataaaacaaaatttttatctcacCAGAAGCTACATCAGCTAAGCTGTGAAATATGTGATATGACATTTCGAACCCAAAATGAATTGGAAATGCATCGGCGATCACATGATCCAAAATATTTCCAATGTAAAATATGTCTTAAATATTATAGTAGCAAAATTGGCTTAAAAAGACATTTGGTAATTCATACTGGAAATCGTCCTTATCAGTGTAAAATTTGTTTCCAGTCATTTACACACAGTAGTACTTTATCTACTCATTCAATTACTCATAGAAACCTTAAACCCCATTCTTGTCAATTATGTGGTAGATCCTTTTctatgaaaataagtttaaaaacacACCTTTTGAAACACGAAGGAAAAGAGCCATATGTTTGTGTTATTTGTGATCGTCGATTTGCTGACTTGAGGCAGTTCAAACGACATGGTTTGAAACACATACCTACTGAAAAGAGCACATGTGGAATTTGTGGGAAAGTTTTTAATAATCCAGCAAGCTTAAAGCTTCATTTCAAGTTACATACCaatgaaggaaattttaaatgtgaTGTGTGTGGTCGAACTTTTAACTATTCTGGTAATCTGAAAAGACATGAAATGTGGCATAGTGGTGATCGTCCATATGTTTGCAACATTTGCAATATTGGATATATATCAAGATTTCGATTagtaaatcatttgaaaaataagcatCCTGAATTGACCGAAGAAAACCATTATAATATAGTGGAACGAATggaaactgcaattaatatgagaactaatacttaa